In Lineus longissimus chromosome 13, tnLinLong1.2, whole genome shotgun sequence, one genomic interval encodes:
- the LOC135498187 gene encoding uncharacterized protein LOC135498187, whose amino-acid sequence MAAISTTQQKHEDEQIEKIPISNATKVAIKDFLDKISGKLAGGGNRGDFFYTNFVAVNDLRCTLSECSAERDLLPGLFKSAARARCNDVHEGELAWDVFKNSIDKLQMACEDGYYTRMDKRLAAILEYMDHYNEVVLVDEDHKVVEGTTNGDVYQIKKKIKDAKCVYESEMVTLLVNHVLKPLAPDCACYLDDQTAHKLTECFCGCGTSVNYTNTSIGCNKVFHGRIDAIVGTVPIVARNVIGDEDEEETNDAEPPRKKFYPDHRSSIGIAQEYSDNKAGVSAMSQATATCIVFSFYRQYNSDGQQVKKPQRGLCPTILLSKKRFSVFLYDSVNDILLRTQPILLQTDGILEEYALFYLWCVLSCDFICPDERALKFRSGFHEKSSGIHYYREHLKLDAHCQSHKEQTDGSNMIMLSKVPSYLEPAKFTCPVST is encoded by the exons atGGCGGCAATTTCTACAACGCAGCAAAAACATGAAGATGAACAGATTGAGAAAATACCGATTTCAAACGCCACGAAAGTTGCTATAAAGGACTTTTTAGATAAGATTTCGGGTAAACTGGCGGGAGGAGGAAATCGTGGGGATTTTTTCTACACGAATTTCGTGGCTGTCAATGATCTTCGTTGTACGTTATCTGAGTGCTCTGCTGAACGCGATCTACTGCCTGGGTTATTCAAATCAGCCGCACGCGCACGATGTAATGACGTGCACGAGGGGGAATTGGCCTGGGACGTCTTCAAAAACTCTATTGATAAGTTACAGATGGCATGTGAGGATGGCTATTATACAAGAATGGACAAACGTCTGGCTGCTATCCTCGAGTACATGGATCACTACAATGAAGTAGTACTAGTAGATGAAGATCATAAAGTAGTAGAAGGAACAA CAAATGGAGATGTGTACCAAATTAAGAAGAAGATTAAAGATGCTAAGTGCGTCTATGAAAGTGAAATGGTCACACTACTTGTCAACCATGTGCTGAAGCCGCTTGCACCTGATTGTGCATGTTATCTCGATGACCAGACTGCACATAAGCTGACTGAGTGCTTCTGCGGATGTGGAACCAGTGTGAATTATACTAACACTAGTATTG gctGCAACAAGGTTTTTCATGGACGAATTGATGCTATTGTGGGTACCGTTCCAATTGTTGCAAGAAACGTTATtggcgatgaagatgaagaagaaacaaatgaCGCTGAACCTCCAAGAAAGAAGTTTTATCCGGACCATCGTTCctccattggcattgcccaGGAGTATAGTGACAATAAGGCAGGTGTTTCTGCAATGAGTCAAGCAACAGCCACTTgtattgtattttcattttatcgGCAGTATAATTCTGATGGGCAACAGGTAAAGAAACCTCAGAGGGGACTGTGCCCTACCATCCTTCTCTCTAAAAAACGGTTTTCAGTTTTTCTGTATGATTCTGTAAATGACATACTCTTAAGAACTCAACCCATACTTCTGCAAACTGATGGCATTCTTGAAGAGTATGCTCTATTCTACCTTTGGTGTGTCCTGAGTTGTGACTTCATATGTCCTGATGAACGAGCTCTAAAATTCAGATCTGGTTTCCATGAAAAATCCTCAGGCATTCACTACTATCGGGAGCACCTTAAGCTTGATGCCCACTGTCAGTCACATAAGGAACAAACGGATGGAAGTAATATGATAATGCTTTCAAAAGTCCCAAGTTATCTTGAACCAGCAAAATTTACTTGTCCTGTTAGTACATAA